One window from the genome of Pseudanabaena yagii GIHE-NHR1 encodes:
- a CDS encoding SMP-30/gluconolactonase/LRE family protein, with the protein MIETLTDLLPAQAIAEFPVNTFLESIVVDADNTLFITSHYEGKVFRISTDGVVATHATIAGKATGLALTPNGELLLSGWDEKETSVVWLIASDGTVELLTELPEAIFLNGLTGLDGDNYLIADSYRGAIWQLNVPTKTVSIWLEHADIARTSPEEVFPAVNGLKIYDNFLYASNTQKQQIVKIPILADRLAGEPEIFLSGINIDDFAFDIEGNLYGTTHVFNSVVKIAPDGTVTTIAQLEQGMAGSTALAFGTSEGDRTSIYVTTNGGMSFPPATGVESGKVVRLEVGIAGLPLV; encoded by the coding sequence ATGATTGAAACCCTAACTGACCTATTACCTGCCCAAGCGATCGCCGAATTTCCTGTTAATACATTTCTAGAGAGCATTGTTGTCGATGCGGACAACACTTTATTTATCACCAGTCATTACGAAGGCAAGGTCTTTCGTATCAGTACTGATGGAGTTGTCGCAACCCATGCAACAATCGCAGGCAAAGCGACTGGCTTAGCATTGACACCAAATGGAGAACTTCTGCTGTCAGGTTGGGATGAGAAGGAAACTTCTGTAGTATGGCTCATTGCTAGCGATGGAACGGTCGAACTTTTGACGGAATTGCCCGAAGCCATATTTTTGAATGGATTGACTGGATTAGATGGCGATAATTACTTGATTGCTGATTCCTATCGTGGTGCGATATGGCAGTTGAACGTGCCAACGAAAACGGTTAGCATTTGGCTCGAACACGCCGATATTGCGCGTACTTCACCTGAAGAAGTCTTTCCAGCAGTAAACGGACTAAAAATCTACGATAACTTTCTTTATGCTTCCAATACACAAAAGCAGCAGATTGTGAAAATTCCCATTCTCGCCGATCGCTTGGCAGGAGAACCAGAGATCTTTCTCTCTGGAATTAATATTGACGACTTTGCCTTTGATATCGAAGGGAATCTCTATGGTACGACTCACGTTTTTAACAGTGTGGTGAAGATCGCTCCAGATGGCACTGTCACTACTATTGCTCAACTAGAGCAGGGCATGGCAGGCAGCACGGCTTTAGCTTTCGGCACATCTGAAGGCGATCGCACTAGCATCTATGTCACAACTAACGGCGGCATGTCTTTCCCTCCTGCTACTGGGGTTGAATCGGGAAAAGTGGTAAGACTTGAGGTTGGCATTGCTGGACTGCCATTGGTTTAA
- a CDS encoding DUF2321 domain-containing protein, translated as MGQHDTQQVCLNGHQITDNYHRSPEFRRKFCSKCGAETIYKCPNCNHEILGDYHVENVVSIGFPTPIPTHCENCGSSFPWTAAKAKLASKLAESIKIDYFHHVEQICSRFHLVAKQIKARHDDRETLHINDEYDVQDLLHSLLHIYFDDIRPEEWTPSYAGGCSRVDFLLKDERIIIEVKKTRQKLKAKDIGEELIIDSQRYRVHPDCEKLLCFVYDPEGWISNPRGLENDLNKKEDDFEIKVLIVPKWH; from the coding sequence GTGGGACAACACGACACTCAGCAAGTATGTTTAAACGGACACCAGATTACTGACAATTATCATCGTTCGCCAGAGTTTCGCAGAAAGTTTTGTTCTAAATGCGGGGCAGAAACGATATACAAGTGTCCTAACTGCAACCATGAGATACTGGGTGATTACCACGTCGAGAATGTCGTATCCATAGGCTTTCCCACTCCAATTCCTACCCATTGCGAGAACTGTGGTTCTTCATTTCCGTGGACAGCAGCCAAGGCTAAATTGGCATCAAAGCTTGCTGAAAGCATAAAAATTGACTACTTCCATCATGTAGAACAGATTTGTTCGCGCTTTCACCTTGTTGCAAAACAGATAAAAGCGAGGCATGACGATAGAGAAACCTTGCACATTAACGACGAGTACGATGTTCAAGATCTGCTGCACTCTCTTTTGCATATCTACTTCGACGATATCAGACCAGAAGAATGGACTCCAAGTTATGCGGGGGGATGCTCCCGAGTGGACTTTCTACTCAAGGATGAAAGAATCATCATTGAGGTTAAGAAGACGAGGCAAAAATTGAAAGCTAAGGATATTGGTGAGGAATTGATCATTGATTCACAGCGCTACAGAGTTCATCCAGACTGTGAGAAACTCTTGTGTTTTGTATATGACCCAGAGGGTTGGATTTCAAATCCTCGCGGACTTGAGAACGACTTAAACAAGAAAGAAGATGATTTTGAGATCAAGGTTCTAATTGTTCCAAAGTGGCACTAG
- a CDS encoding winged helix-turn-helix transcriptional regulator translates to MAAKKYSCPVELTLDRIGGKWKVVILWWLRGGSKRFGELMHLMPEISQKVLTSQLRELESDGLIERQVFAESPPRVEYSLSAHGATLKPIMELMCEWGKANAKEHQFDLSL, encoded by the coding sequence ATGGCTGCAAAAAAATATAGCTGTCCCGTAGAGTTGACGCTTGATCGCATTGGAGGTAAATGGAAGGTAGTAATCCTATGGTGGCTGAGAGGTGGTAGTAAAAGATTTGGCGAGCTAATGCATTTAATGCCAGAGATCAGTCAAAAAGTATTGACTTCACAATTGCGAGAATTAGAATCTGATGGACTGATCGAGCGACAAGTTTTTGCAGAATCACCGCCGCGAGTGGAATATTCGTTATCGGCTCATGGTGCAACCTTAAAGCCAATTATGGAACTCATGTGCGAATGGGGAAAAGCAAATGCTAAAGAACATCAATTTGACCTTAGTTTGTAG
- a CDS encoding methyltransferase family protein translates to MNEQIADNPRVIAFPPALYGVTLAIGVGLSFFFPVSFLPLSISLPLAVIAMISAGWFSTSAFQTMTRAQTAIDPAKPATAIVSDGVFRFSRNPLYLSLTLLYIGISLLLNAVWAFPLLLPLLAVVQIGVIQREEVYLERKFGDEYLRYKAKVRRWL, encoded by the coding sequence ATGAACGAACAAATTGCAGACAACCCTAGAGTCATCGCCTTTCCACCCGCTCTCTATGGAGTTACATTAGCGATCGGAGTTGGACTCAGTTTCTTTTTCCCAGTAAGCTTTTTGCCGCTTTCAATATCTCTGCCTTTGGCAGTGATAGCGATGATTAGTGCGGGATGGTTCTCGACCTCCGCATTTCAGACGATGACTCGCGCCCAAACAGCGATCGATCCTGCAAAACCTGCTACAGCGATTGTCTCGGATGGAGTTTTTCGCTTCAGTCGCAATCCGCTCTATCTGTCTCTAACATTGCTCTACATCGGTATCAGTTTACTGCTCAATGCGGTCTGGGCGTTCCCGCTATTATTGCCACTTTTAGCAGTAGTTCAAATTGGAGTGATTCAGCGAGAGGAGGTTTACCTAGAGCGGAAATTTGGCGATGAGTATCTACGCTATAAAGCCAAAGTACGTCGCTGGTTATAA
- a CDS encoding SRPBCC family protein, with protein sequence MSLLSATIKTTVRASQVEVFEHIAPIDLTSIFKGYGLLPSVIGTQNQIGSWDTEGQTRTVHLSDNSSVQEMLTKYEHPHYFSYTVSSFTGSLRFLATSANGEWWFSGGSSGQTNIKWRYTFNARSFLAFPILWLITNLLWRNYMYQALQLSKSQIEHDVI encoded by the coding sequence ATGAGTTTACTTTCAGCAACAATTAAAACTACGGTTCGAGCTAGTCAAGTTGAAGTCTTTGAACATATCGCGCCAATAGATCTCACCTCAATATTTAAAGGCTATGGATTGCTACCCTCTGTCATCGGTACTCAAAATCAGATTGGCTCTTGGGATACAGAAGGTCAAACACGCACTGTGCATTTATCAGATAATAGCTCTGTACAAGAAATGCTTACAAAATACGAGCATCCACATTATTTCAGTTACACAGTTAGCTCCTTTACTGGTTCGCTTCGATTTCTTGCAACTTCCGCTAATGGTGAGTGGTGGTTTAGTGGTGGCTCATCGGGGCAGACCAATATCAAGTGGCGTTATACGTTCAATGCACGATCTTTTTTAGCTTTTCCAATACTTTGGTTGATTACCAACTTACTATGGCGCAATTACATGTATCAAGCATTGCAATTATCCAAATCACAAATTGAACATGATGTTATCTAG
- a CDS encoding VOC family protein — protein MKFGYTIVYVSDVSSSIAFFENAFGFHKKFVDDSGTYGELDTGATTLSFAAHSLGESNLPDGYVATDSSEKPLGMEIALITDEIETAHQKAIAAGAIEIAAPKAKPWGQIVSYVRCPDGTLVELCTPIS, from the coding sequence ATGAAATTTGGATATACGATCGTTTATGTTTCCGATGTATCTAGTTCGATCGCTTTTTTTGAAAATGCCTTCGGATTTCACAAGAAATTTGTAGATGATTCGGGAACCTACGGCGAACTCGATACTGGCGCAACAACTTTATCTTTTGCCGCCCATTCCTTGGGAGAATCCAATCTTCCTGATGGTTATGTTGCCACAGATTCCTCAGAAAAGCCTTTAGGCATGGAAATTGCCTTGATAACCGATGAAATTGAAACTGCCCATCAAAAAGCAATCGCCGCAGGTGCGATCGAAATAGCAGCCCCTAAAGCCAAACCTTGGGGACAGATTGTTTCCTATGTTCGCTGCCCAGATGGAACTCTTGTCGAACTATGTACTCCTATCTCTTAA
- a CDS encoding MAPEG family protein → MNSDLTSLTILALWGIVLNHTPAIARVLRSNVAWGMGNRETSPDVPAWVERADRAQRNHHDNLAAIAIIILSAQVMGKTDAITGIAAIVIVTSRILHSLTYIFGIVGLRSLAYFVALGALLVIVWRSFI, encoded by the coding sequence ATGAACTCGGATTTAACATCATTAACAATCCTCGCCCTCTGGGGGATCGTTCTCAATCACACCCCTGCGATCGCCCGTGTCCTTCGTTCCAACGTAGCATGGGGAATGGGAAATCGCGAAACCTCTCCCGATGTGCCTGCATGGGTAGAAAGAGCCGATCGCGCACAACGAAATCATCACGATAACCTAGCAGCGATCGCCATCATCATTCTCAGCGCTCAAGTTATGGGAAAGACAGATGCGATAACTGGGATAGCGGCAATAGTCATCGTAACCAGTCGGATTCTGCATAGCTTGACTTATATCTTCGGGATTGTCGGTTTAAGATCGCTGGCTTATTTTGTTGCGTTGGGAGCTTTGCTAGTTATAGTTTGGCGATCGTTTATCTAG
- a CDS encoding transposase: MELIFNTRPVSDHTSNRSVKGINILNCIYHNEAISLPVAFEIVQKLQEVTDAKTGKAKFVSEESKNEMMRKMLHVCCQNRLKFSYVLTDSWFSSKENMEYIKQRVKKDFIMAVKGNRLAICADDKSQGHFVNLESIELNPDSCCKVFLKGLDFPISITKQVFKNKNQSTGILYLACSNLDITAPDINTIYQKRWKVEEFHKSLKSNLALAKSPTGIAHTQKNHIFACFFAFVKLERLRIKTKLNHFALKSKLYFNAIRASFSLLQKLALPST; the protein is encoded by the coding sequence TTGGAACTAATCTTCAATACTCGACCTGTATCTGACCATACTAGTAACCGTAGTGTCAAAGGCATAAATATCCTCAACTGCATCTATCACAACGAAGCTATCAGCTTACCTGTCGCCTTTGAAATTGTGCAAAAACTACAAGAGGTGACTGATGCAAAAACAGGTAAAGCAAAATTCGTATCTGAGGAAAGCAAAAATGAGATGATGCGAAAGATGCTCCATGTCTGCTGTCAGAATCGCTTGAAGTTTAGCTATGTGTTGACAGATAGTTGGTTCAGCAGCAAGGAAAATATGGAATACATTAAACAACGAGTCAAAAAAGACTTCATTATGGCTGTGAAGGGTAATCGTTTAGCCATCTGTGCGGACGACAAAAGTCAGGGACATTTCGTTAATCTTGAGTCAATTGAGTTAAACCCAGATTCCTGTTGCAAGGTGTTTTTGAAGGGACTGGATTTTCCTATCTCGATCACCAAGCAAGTTTTTAAAAACAAAAATCAATCCACAGGGATTTTGTATTTAGCTTGCAGTAATCTCGACATAACCGCACCTGATATCAACACAATCTATCAAAAACGATGGAAAGTTGAAGAATTTCACAAGTCTTTGAAATCTAATCTAGCTCTTGCTAAGTCTCCCACTGGCATTGCTCATACTCAGAAAAATCACATCTTTGCTTGCTTTTTTGCCTTTGTTAAGCTAGAGCGCCTTCGGATCAAAACTAAACTCAATCACTTTGCTCTCAAGTCTAAACTCTACTTCAATGCCATTAGGGCTAGTTTCTCTCTTCTTCAAAAACTGGCTCTTCCTTCCACGTAA
- a CDS encoding HNH endonuclease produces MNPYYSAIAERANHRCEYCHAPELVFNFPFEVEHIIPLSQQGTNDESNLALACRSCNLRKGTRISGIDNDSNGEVQFFHPRQNLWDEHFQIDTETGMVMEITAVGKVTVENLKMNSAAQVAARKLWIRLGLFP; encoded by the coding sequence ATGAATCCCTATTACAGTGCGATCGCAGAACGCGCTAATCATCGTTGCGAATACTGCCATGCCCCAGAATTGGTTTTTAACTTCCCTTTTGAGGTTGAACATATCATCCCTCTCTCTCAGCAAGGGACAAATGACGAGTCGAATCTAGCTCTTGCCTGTCGATCCTGCAATCTTCGTAAAGGAACTCGTATTAGCGGTATTGACAATGACTCAAACGGTGAAGTTCAATTTTTTCATCCAAGACAGAATTTATGGGATGAACATTTTCAGATCGATACGGAGACTGGCATGGTTATGGAAATTACTGCCGTTGGAAAGGTGACTGTGGAAAATTTAAAGATGAATAGCGCGGCTCAAGTAGCTGCTCGAAAACTATGGATTCGTTTGGGTTTGTTTCCATAA
- a CDS encoding IS5 family transposase, producing the protein MTQKHEIRNWTEYNAGLKQRGSLTFWMSEEVIEGWLNQTLSGKRGASKDYSDIAIATFITVKAVYQQAGRQTQGLLESIFALMGIDLPVPDHSTVSRRTASLSVTLPVIPKQGAVHVVVDSTGIKVYGEGEWKTRQHGISKRRTWRKLHLGADESTGEILAAVVTTNDCHDGEVLADILDAIDAEIAQVSADGAYDHRHCYDEIAQHGAKAVIPPRKDAKIWQHGNTNAPPHPRDQNLRYIRKHGRKKWKRDSGYHRRSLAETTMFRFKKIFGATLCSRKFDNQAVELFIKCAALNRMIQLAKPLSSPVVR; encoded by the coding sequence ATGACACAGAAACATGAGATCCGCAACTGGACAGAGTATAACGCAGGGCTAAAACAAAGAGGAAGCCTGACTTTTTGGATGAGCGAAGAAGTAATTGAAGGATGGTTAAATCAAACATTAAGTGGCAAACGGGGAGCTTCCAAAGATTACAGTGATATAGCAATAGCGACATTTATCACGGTCAAAGCGGTATATCAGCAAGCAGGAAGACAAACGCAAGGACTGTTAGAGTCAATATTTGCCTTGATGGGAATAGATTTACCAGTACCAGACCACAGCACCGTGTCAAGACGGACAGCAAGTTTAAGTGTGACCTTACCAGTAATCCCGAAACAGGGAGCAGTGCATGTAGTAGTTGATTCGACAGGGATCAAAGTATACGGCGAAGGGGAATGGAAAACACGGCAGCATGGAATTAGTAAGAGACGGACATGGCGCAAATTACACCTAGGAGCCGATGAATCAACAGGAGAAATACTGGCTGCGGTCGTCACCACGAATGATTGCCACGATGGAGAAGTACTCGCCGATATTCTCGATGCGATTGATGCTGAAATTGCTCAAGTTTCCGCAGATGGAGCTTATGACCATCGTCATTGTTATGACGAGATTGCCCAACATGGTGCTAAAGCCGTGATTCCTCCGCGCAAAGATGCCAAAATCTGGCAGCATGGCAATACCAATGCTCCACCACATCCGCGTGACCAAAATCTCCGTTATATCCGTAAACATGGGCGTAAAAAATGGAAACGTGACTCAGGTTATCATCGGCGCTCTTTGGCAGAAACTACGATGTTTCGTTTCAAAAAAATCTTTGGTGCTACTTTATGTTCTCGTAAATTTGACAATCAGGCGGTTGAGTTGTTCATCAAATGTGCTGCTCTTAATCGCATGATTCAACTGGCTAAACCTCTCTCCTCTCCTGTTGTTCGTTAA
- a CDS encoding GNAT family N-acetyltransferase produces MIRLTTPDEIAEVIALAEATGLFEPEQIESLAQMIHQYFNCTTESRGLWLTYYSDKPVGVAYVAPERMTEGTWNLYLIAVHPNHQKKGYGKTLLQHVEKTLGDRGERILLVETSGTEDFEYVRRFYRNNGFEEEARIREFYASGIDKIVFRKVLPQNKAM; encoded by the coding sequence ATGATTAGATTGACTACCCCTGATGAGATCGCCGAGGTGATTGCTTTAGCAGAAGCAACGGGTTTGTTTGAGCCAGAGCAAATCGAATCTCTCGCCCAAATGATACATCAATATTTCAACTGCACAACAGAATCTAGAGGCTTGTGGTTGACCTACTACAGCGACAAACCTGTCGGAGTTGCTTACGTCGCACCTGAGCGAATGACCGAAGGAACATGGAATTTATATTTGATTGCGGTGCATCCGAATCACCAGAAGAAAGGATACGGGAAGACCCTGCTACAGCATGTAGAGAAAACTCTAGGCGATCGAGGTGAACGTATTTTATTAGTGGAAACGTCTGGAACCGAAGACTTTGAATACGTTCGCAGGTTTTATCGCAATAACGGATTCGAGGAGGAAGCACGGATTCGAGAGTTTTATGCATCTGGCATTGACAAAATTGTTTTCCGTAAGGTTCTGCCTCAAAACAAAGCTATGTAA
- a CDS encoding SCP2 sterol-binding domain-containing protein, which translates to MTKFDDHPTVKLLRSQQKSQEQNSQNKITSPLEHDWLRSFCLDLGFDDVGFVSINQPEMDDQRAKLLQAFPQTKSLISFVCRMNRDNIRNPARSVANVEFHHTGEEINAIARKIVRELEDRGIRAINPAMGFPMEAQDFLNVGKNVWMVSHKPIAVAAGLGHMGIHRNVIHPKFGNFILLGTVLLDAEVTEYDRPIDYNPCVECKLCVAACPVGAIATDGNFNFSACYTHNYREFLGGFTDWAKNVAESKTAKDYDRKVGDADSASMWQSLSFGANYKAAYCLASCPAGEDVMAPFLHNRKEFIQEVVKPLQDKVETVYVVSGSDAEAHAAKRFPHKQIKLVRNSLTPISIAGFRNGLSLTFQPNQSKGLNATYHFLFTGQEFSQFTVNISNQVCEVHDGLVGKPDLIVKADSKTWIAFLRKYQNIVLAILTGKILIKGDIRLLLKFGKCFPS; encoded by the coding sequence ATGACAAAATTTGATGACCATCCCACCGTGAAGCTTTTGCGATCGCAACAAAAATCTCAAGAGCAGAATTCTCAAAATAAGATTACATCGCCGCTCGAACATGATTGGTTACGTTCATTCTGCTTAGATTTAGGATTTGATGATGTGGGTTTTGTGAGTATCAATCAACCCGAAATGGACGATCAACGGGCTAAGCTATTACAGGCTTTTCCGCAGACAAAAAGTTTGATTAGTTTTGTCTGTCGCATGAATCGAGATAATATTCGCAATCCTGCCCGCTCTGTCGCCAATGTGGAATTTCACCACACGGGGGAGGAAATCAATGCGATCGCTCGCAAAATTGTCAGAGAATTAGAAGATCGGGGGATTAGGGCTATCAATCCAGCGATGGGATTTCCGATGGAAGCCCAAGACTTTCTCAATGTCGGCAAAAATGTCTGGATGGTTTCTCACAAACCGATCGCTGTCGCCGCAGGATTGGGACATATGGGCATTCATCGCAATGTGATTCATCCCAAATTTGGCAACTTCATTCTCTTGGGTACAGTGCTGTTGGATGCTGAGGTGACGGAATACGATCGCCCGATTGATTACAATCCCTGCGTGGAGTGTAAACTCTGTGTAGCTGCCTGTCCTGTGGGGGCGATCGCTACGGATGGGAACTTCAATTTCTCAGCTTGCTATACCCACAACTATCGTGAATTTTTAGGCGGCTTTACTGATTGGGCGAAGAACGTTGCCGAAAGTAAAACGGCGAAAGACTACGATCGCAAAGTCGGTGATGCGGATTCGGCAAGTATGTGGCAAAGTTTATCCTTTGGAGCTAATTATAAAGCCGCCTATTGTCTTGCTTCTTGCCCTGCGGGTGAAGATGTGATGGCTCCCTTTTTGCATAACCGTAAAGAATTTATTCAAGAGGTTGTCAAACCACTGCAAGATAAAGTCGAGACAGTGTATGTCGTTTCTGGTTCCGATGCGGAAGCTCACGCAGCTAAACGTTTTCCCCACAAGCAGATCAAGTTAGTTCGCAATAGCCTAACTCCCATTTCTATCGCAGGCTTTAGGAATGGATTGTCATTAACCTTTCAACCAAATCAATCCAAAGGTCTCAACGCGACCTACCATTTCCTATTTACTGGTCAGGAATTTTCCCAGTTTACGGTCAACATCTCTAATCAAGTTTGTGAAGTTCATGATGGATTGGTGGGTAAACCCGATCTGATCGTCAAAGCAGATAGTAAAACTTGGATCGCTTTTTTGCGAAAATATCAAAATATTGTTTTGGCAATTCTGACTGGCAAAATCCTCATCAAAGGCGATATTCGTTTACTACTCAAATTCGGAAAATGCTTCCCATCCTAA
- a CDS encoding helix-turn-helix domain-containing protein: protein MSDWQDFLRQIATARSEVELRDRFIEDAGKFFMAKAWGFDRLGANLEVISADFRGLSQSFCDCYHQLGRQGDRISLIVIQEKTPIHNLSIQTQESWQRTDIYQKVFRPAGIENGMASVLVGNGNLVGGIYFLREQGLSPFADQDLLRIGTLSLHLSVRMAELRNAYSEKLNCLTMREREVAELVAKGLNNREIGDRIGISREGVKQSLKRMFRKLDVSARAEMVAILKI, encoded by the coding sequence ATGTCGGATTGGCAAGATTTTTTACGGCAAATTGCCACGGCTCGAAGCGAAGTAGAACTGCGCGATCGCTTTATCGAGGATGCGGGAAAATTTTTCATGGCAAAGGCTTGGGGCTTCGATCGCCTCGGTGCAAATTTGGAAGTTATTTCTGCGGATTTCCGAGGATTATCTCAATCCTTCTGCGATTGCTATCATCAACTTGGTCGTCAGGGCGATCGGATTAGTTTGATTGTCATCCAAGAAAAGACTCCTATACATAACCTATCCATCCAAACCCAAGAAAGTTGGCAGCGAACTGATATTTACCAAAAAGTTTTTCGCCCCGCAGGAATTGAGAATGGTATGGCATCGGTTCTAGTTGGTAATGGAAACCTTGTAGGCGGTATCTATTTCTTGCGCGAGCAAGGCTTGTCACCTTTTGCCGATCAAGATTTACTGCGTATCGGTACACTCTCCTTACATCTTTCGGTAAGGATGGCAGAATTGAGAAATGCCTATTCAGAGAAGTTGAATTGTCTCACTATGCGTGAACGGGAAGTTGCGGAACTGGTGGCAAAAGGTCTTAACAATCGCGAAATCGGCGATCGCATTGGGATATCAAGGGAAGGAGTAAAACAGTCTCTAAAACGAATGTTTCGCAAGTTAGATGTCTCTGCAAGAGCTGAGATGGTCGCAATCTTGAAGATTTAG
- a CDS encoding HNH endonuclease, with protein sequence MKNKTTAFAVRGGFWSMRCIFCKNDSSKSKSVEHIIPESLGNTTKVLPKGIVCDTCNNYFARKVEQPFLESPALKALRFHQVVPNKRRRVPPLEGIFSSEFAVTAYRYSESPLLGLVDMPPEAIKVLFEKNGGEIVFSGHDEPPPDRIVSRFLAKVALELMALSILESCKESDDSNAAAGIDYLVNESQLDLLRNHARRGDTTYWPYHLRRIYESNKKWIDEFGSEVQIVHESVILQTSWGEWFCVLAIFGLELVINCGGAEIEGYQRWLSENNGDSPLYSDKNKISSKLR encoded by the coding sequence TTGAAAAATAAAACGACAGCTTTTGCAGTGCGAGGAGGGTTTTGGAGTATGCGATGTATTTTTTGCAAAAACGACTCAAGCAAATCCAAGAGTGTCGAGCATATTATTCCAGAATCTCTCGGTAACACAACAAAAGTGCTTCCAAAAGGAATTGTGTGCGATACATGCAATAACTATTTTGCGCGTAAAGTAGAGCAACCTTTTCTTGAATCTCCAGCTTTGAAAGCTCTTCGCTTTCATCAAGTTGTTCCTAATAAAAGGCGAAGAGTACCACCATTAGAAGGAATATTCTCATCCGAATTTGCAGTAACTGCATATCGCTATTCAGAAAGTCCATTATTGGGATTAGTTGATATGCCACCTGAAGCCATCAAAGTTCTTTTTGAAAAAAATGGTGGAGAAATAGTCTTTTCTGGACATGATGAGCCTCCGCCAGACAGAATCGTCTCAAGATTTTTGGCTAAAGTAGCTCTCGAATTGATGGCTTTAAGTATCTTAGAAAGTTGTAAAGAGAGTGACGACTCAAATGCTGCTGCTGGAATCGACTACTTAGTCAATGAATCGCAGCTAGATCTTCTTAGGAACCACGCTCGTCGGGGAGATACAACTTATTGGCCATATCACTTACGTCGTATCTATGAGTCTAATAAGAAATGGATCGATGAATTTGGCTCGGAAGTCCAAATTGTTCATGAATCCGTTATTCTTCAGACAAGTTGGGGCGAATGGTTTTGCGTTTTGGCTATTTTCGGTTTAGAGCTTGTAATCAACTGCGGTGGTGCTGAGATTGAGGGCTATCAACGTTGGTTATCAGAAAATAATGGTGATAGTCCTTTATACTCTGACAAAAATAAGATATCCTCTAAGCTGAGGTAA